Proteins co-encoded in one Nicotiana sylvestris chromosome 7, ASM39365v2, whole genome shotgun sequence genomic window:
- the LOC104239560 gene encoding uncharacterized protein isoform X1, producing MSRVLNFFLGYSLPRISDFHNGCTKFQDSPQIRSRLSYGKPSAVQNCKRVQFSPQALNLELAAYADLHSLPDEAEARDGRDSDILPHVQTLRNFPEEELMGKVVMVRLDLTILLREQKKKQSPAGRVISTIKYLHKAGAKLILISSWSARADSQLLKLERVAEFLSSELEMEVIPVELGSGFEQSQMEDGHNSDILLLENLSQFKQEQANCSEFARCLSSGVDIFVNDAFSQSHKILASNVGITSFCYASIAGFHFDEGMSQLKKIIKMNKRPYYAIIGGANLAGKAAALQFLASRCDGLVFVGDAAFQIMHAFGLAVPMELVEKESLEAAHMLIEASKARGVQIVLPKDFWCLNDHYPLQMKICTANHIMDGWKPVDVGPNTLEEMISMLSRCKKILWIGAIKFAASNQESAGTSKLAAMLYNLSQKNCDLIVVGKQACETFVGKSSYVTVDLIENASIVWEFLKGRKLHGLLALDRAYPFELNWDAIYTNTTLPLVVDVGSGNGLFPFRMAKMRKDWNFLGMEMNEKLVSRCIDHVSQSGMTNGYFIATNATSTFRSIVSSYPGDLVLVSIQCPNPDFNKPEYRWRMVQRSLVEAIADLLASDGKVFLQSDVKEVVVRMKEEFMKYGKGKLAVVHDLDDSTSHQDGWLKENPFGIRSDWEQHVIDRGSPMYRLLLLKSLSSG from the exons ATGAGTCGGGTTCTGAATTTCTTCTTAGGATACTCTTTACCAAGAATATCGGATTTCCACAATGGTTGTACAAAGTTTCAAGATTCGCCACAAATTAGATCACGTTTGTCTTATGGGAAGCCTTCTGCAGTCCAAAATTGTAAAAGGGTTCAATTTTCACCACAAG CTTTAAATCTGGAGCTAGCTGCTTATGCTGATTTGCATTCACTTCCAGACGAG GCTGAAGCTCGTGACGGAAGAGATTCAGATATCTTACCTCATGTTCAAACCCTTAGAAATTTTCCAGAGGAGGAACTAATGGGCAAAGTTGTCATGGTCAGATTGGATTTGACCATTCTGCTAAGGGAGCAGAAGAAAAAGCAGTCGCCAGCAGGTCGTGTAATTTCAACCATCAAGTATCTACACAAAGCCGGGGCAAAATTAATTTTAATAAGTAGCTGGAGTGCGAGAGCTGATTCACAGCTTCTGAAATTGGAACGTGTTGCAG AATTTCTATCGTCAGAACTTGAAATGGAAGTCATACCAGTGGAGCTTGGTTCTGGATTTGAGCAGTCTCAGATGGAAGATGGACATAATTCTGACATCCTTCTACTTGAGAACCTTTCTCAGTTTAAGCAGGAGCAAGCCAATTGTTCAGAGTTTGCACGATGCCTATCATCTGGGGTAGATATCTTTGTTAATGATGCATTTTCCCAATCACATAAGATTCTTGCATCAAATGTTGGTATTACCAGCTTCTGCTATGCCTCCATTGCCGGATTTCACTTTGATGAGGGAATGTCTCAACTGAAGAAAATAATCAAGATGAACAAAAGACCCTATTATGCAATA ATTGGTGGAGCTAATCTCGCTGGGAAAGCAGCAGCCTTGCAATTTTTGGCATCTAGATGTGACGGTTTAGTCTTTGTTGGAGATGCTGCATTTCAAATCATGCATGCTTTTGGATTAGCTGTGCCTATGGAATTGGTGGAAAAAGAATCACTAGAAGCAGCCCATATGCTAATTGAGGCTTCAAAGGCAAGAGGAGTACAAATTGTATTACCAAAAGACTTTTGGTGCCTCAATGATCATTATCCACTACAGATGAAGATTTGTACTGCTAATCATATCATGGATG GATGGAAACCTGTTGATGTTGGACCCAACACGTTGGAGGAAATGATCTCCATGCTTTCAAGATGCAAG AAAATTTTGTGGATTGGAGCTATAAAGTTCGCCGCATCAAATCAAGAATCTGCTGGAACGTCCAAATTGGCTGCAATGCTTTATAATCTTAGTCAAAAGAACTGTGATCTTATTGTGGTTGGCAAACAGGCATGTGAGACATTTGTTGGGAAATCAAGTTATGTAACGGTCGATTTGATTGAAAACGCTTCCATTGTCTGGGAGTTTCTGAAAGGGAGAAAGCTTCACGGCCTCTTGGCACTAGATAGA GCATACCCATTTGAGTTGAACTGGGATGCTATATATACCAATACGACCCTACCTCTTGTTGTTGATGTAGGAAGTG GCAACGGCTTATTTCCGTTCAGAATGGCAAAGATGAGGAAGGATTGGAACTTTCTTGGCATGGAGATGAATGAAAAG TTGGTGAGCCGTTGTATTGATCATGTTTCTCAATCTGGCATGACTAATGG ATACTTCATAGCAACAAATGCCACATCGACATTCCGGTCCATTGTTTCCAGTTACCCTGGTGATCTGGTTCTTGTGTCAATACAG TGTCCAAATCCAGATTTCAATAAACCAGAATACCGATGGAGGATGGTGCAAAGATCATTAGTTGAAGCAATAGCAGACTTACTGGCTTCAGATGGAAAG GTATTTCTCCAATCTGATGTAAAAGAAGTTGTAGTGAGAATGAAAGAAGAATTTATGAAATATGGTAAGGGCAAGCTCGCAGTGGTGCATGATTTGGATGATAGCACCAGTCATCAAGATGGGTGGTTGAAGGAAAATCCCTTTGGCATTCGATCGGATTGGGAGCAACATGTTATAGACCGTGGATCTCCTATGTACCGATTACTGCTATTGAAATCTTTGAGTTCTGGTTGA
- the LOC104239560 gene encoding phosphoglycerate kinase, cytosolic-like isoform X3: MGKVVMVRLDLTILLREQKKKQSPAGRVISTIKYLHKAGAKLILISSWSARADSQLLKLERVAEFLSSELEMEVIPVELGSGFEQSQMEDGHNSDILLLENLSQFKQEQANCSEFARCLSSGVDIFVNDAFSQSHKILASNVGITSFCYASIAGFHFDEGMSQLKKIIKMNKRPYYAIIGGANLAGKAAALQFLASRCDGLVFVGDAAFQIMHAFGLAVPMELVEKESLEAAHMLIEASKARGVQIVLPKDFWCLNDHYPLQMKICTANHIMDGWKPVDVGPNTLEEMISMLSRCKKILWIGAIKFAASNQESAGTSKLAAMLYNLSQKNCDLIVVGKQACETFVGKSSYVTVDLIENASIVWEFLKGRKLHGLLALDRAYPFELNWDAIYTNTTLPLVVDVGSGNGLFPFRMAKMRKDWNFLGMEMNEKLVSRCIDHVSQSGMTNGYFIATNATSTFRSIVSSYPGDLVLVSIQCPNPDFNKPEYRWRMVQRSLVEAIADLLASDGKVFLQSDVKEVVVRMKEEFMKYGKGKLAVVHDLDDSTSHQDGWLKENPFGIRSDWEQHVIDRGSPMYRLLLLKSLSSG; this comes from the exons ATGGGCAAAGTTGTCATGGTCAGATTGGATTTGACCATTCTGCTAAGGGAGCAGAAGAAAAAGCAGTCGCCAGCAGGTCGTGTAATTTCAACCATCAAGTATCTACACAAAGCCGGGGCAAAATTAATTTTAATAAGTAGCTGGAGTGCGAGAGCTGATTCACAGCTTCTGAAATTGGAACGTGTTGCAG AATTTCTATCGTCAGAACTTGAAATGGAAGTCATACCAGTGGAGCTTGGTTCTGGATTTGAGCAGTCTCAGATGGAAGATGGACATAATTCTGACATCCTTCTACTTGAGAACCTTTCTCAGTTTAAGCAGGAGCAAGCCAATTGTTCAGAGTTTGCACGATGCCTATCATCTGGGGTAGATATCTTTGTTAATGATGCATTTTCCCAATCACATAAGATTCTTGCATCAAATGTTGGTATTACCAGCTTCTGCTATGCCTCCATTGCCGGATTTCACTTTGATGAGGGAATGTCTCAACTGAAGAAAATAATCAAGATGAACAAAAGACCCTATTATGCAATA ATTGGTGGAGCTAATCTCGCTGGGAAAGCAGCAGCCTTGCAATTTTTGGCATCTAGATGTGACGGTTTAGTCTTTGTTGGAGATGCTGCATTTCAAATCATGCATGCTTTTGGATTAGCTGTGCCTATGGAATTGGTGGAAAAAGAATCACTAGAAGCAGCCCATATGCTAATTGAGGCTTCAAAGGCAAGAGGAGTACAAATTGTATTACCAAAAGACTTTTGGTGCCTCAATGATCATTATCCACTACAGATGAAGATTTGTACTGCTAATCATATCATGGATG GATGGAAACCTGTTGATGTTGGACCCAACACGTTGGAGGAAATGATCTCCATGCTTTCAAGATGCAAG AAAATTTTGTGGATTGGAGCTATAAAGTTCGCCGCATCAAATCAAGAATCTGCTGGAACGTCCAAATTGGCTGCAATGCTTTATAATCTTAGTCAAAAGAACTGTGATCTTATTGTGGTTGGCAAACAGGCATGTGAGACATTTGTTGGGAAATCAAGTTATGTAACGGTCGATTTGATTGAAAACGCTTCCATTGTCTGGGAGTTTCTGAAAGGGAGAAAGCTTCACGGCCTCTTGGCACTAGATAGA GCATACCCATTTGAGTTGAACTGGGATGCTATATATACCAATACGACCCTACCTCTTGTTGTTGATGTAGGAAGTG GCAACGGCTTATTTCCGTTCAGAATGGCAAAGATGAGGAAGGATTGGAACTTTCTTGGCATGGAGATGAATGAAAAG TTGGTGAGCCGTTGTATTGATCATGTTTCTCAATCTGGCATGACTAATGG ATACTTCATAGCAACAAATGCCACATCGACATTCCGGTCCATTGTTTCCAGTTACCCTGGTGATCTGGTTCTTGTGTCAATACAG TGTCCAAATCCAGATTTCAATAAACCAGAATACCGATGGAGGATGGTGCAAAGATCATTAGTTGAAGCAATAGCAGACTTACTGGCTTCAGATGGAAAG GTATTTCTCCAATCTGATGTAAAAGAAGTTGTAGTGAGAATGAAAGAAGAATTTATGAAATATGGTAAGGGCAAGCTCGCAGTGGTGCATGATTTGGATGATAGCACCAGTCATCAAGATGGGTGGTTGAAGGAAAATCCCTTTGGCATTCGATCGGATTGGGAGCAACATGTTATAGACCGTGGATCTCCTATGTACCGATTACTGCTATTGAAATCTTTGAGTTCTGGTTGA
- the LOC104239560 gene encoding uncharacterized protein isoform X2: MSRVLNFFLGYSLPRISDFHNGCTKFQDSPQIRSRLSYGKPSAVQNCKRVQFSPQALNLELAAYADLHSLPDEAEARDGRDSDILPHVQTLRNFPEEELMGKVVMVRLDLTILLREQKKKQSPAGRVISTIKYLHKAGAKLILISSWSARADSQLLKLERVAEFLSSELEMEVIPVELGSGFEQSQMEDGHNSDILLLENLSQFKQEQANCSEFARCLSSGVDIFVNDAFSQSHKILASNVGITSFCYASIAGFHFDEGMSQLKKIIKMNKRPYYAIIGGANLAGKAAALQFLASRCDGLVFVGDAAFQIMHAFGLAVPMELVEKESLEAAHMLIEASKARGVQIVLPKDFWCLNDHYPLQMKICTANHIMDGWKPVDVGPNTLEEMISMLSRCKKILWIGAIKFAASNQESAGTSKLAAMLYNLSQKNCDLIVVGKQACETFVGKSSYVTVDLIENASIVWEFLKGRKLHGLLALDRAYPFELNWDAIYTNTTLPLVVDVGSGNGLFPFRMAKMRKDWNFLGMEMNEKLVSRCIDHVSQSGMTNGYFIATNATSTFRSIVSSYPGDLVLVSIQISINQNTDGGWCKDH, from the exons ATGAGTCGGGTTCTGAATTTCTTCTTAGGATACTCTTTACCAAGAATATCGGATTTCCACAATGGTTGTACAAAGTTTCAAGATTCGCCACAAATTAGATCACGTTTGTCTTATGGGAAGCCTTCTGCAGTCCAAAATTGTAAAAGGGTTCAATTTTCACCACAAG CTTTAAATCTGGAGCTAGCTGCTTATGCTGATTTGCATTCACTTCCAGACGAG GCTGAAGCTCGTGACGGAAGAGATTCAGATATCTTACCTCATGTTCAAACCCTTAGAAATTTTCCAGAGGAGGAACTAATGGGCAAAGTTGTCATGGTCAGATTGGATTTGACCATTCTGCTAAGGGAGCAGAAGAAAAAGCAGTCGCCAGCAGGTCGTGTAATTTCAACCATCAAGTATCTACACAAAGCCGGGGCAAAATTAATTTTAATAAGTAGCTGGAGTGCGAGAGCTGATTCACAGCTTCTGAAATTGGAACGTGTTGCAG AATTTCTATCGTCAGAACTTGAAATGGAAGTCATACCAGTGGAGCTTGGTTCTGGATTTGAGCAGTCTCAGATGGAAGATGGACATAATTCTGACATCCTTCTACTTGAGAACCTTTCTCAGTTTAAGCAGGAGCAAGCCAATTGTTCAGAGTTTGCACGATGCCTATCATCTGGGGTAGATATCTTTGTTAATGATGCATTTTCCCAATCACATAAGATTCTTGCATCAAATGTTGGTATTACCAGCTTCTGCTATGCCTCCATTGCCGGATTTCACTTTGATGAGGGAATGTCTCAACTGAAGAAAATAATCAAGATGAACAAAAGACCCTATTATGCAATA ATTGGTGGAGCTAATCTCGCTGGGAAAGCAGCAGCCTTGCAATTTTTGGCATCTAGATGTGACGGTTTAGTCTTTGTTGGAGATGCTGCATTTCAAATCATGCATGCTTTTGGATTAGCTGTGCCTATGGAATTGGTGGAAAAAGAATCACTAGAAGCAGCCCATATGCTAATTGAGGCTTCAAAGGCAAGAGGAGTACAAATTGTATTACCAAAAGACTTTTGGTGCCTCAATGATCATTATCCACTACAGATGAAGATTTGTACTGCTAATCATATCATGGATG GATGGAAACCTGTTGATGTTGGACCCAACACGTTGGAGGAAATGATCTCCATGCTTTCAAGATGCAAG AAAATTTTGTGGATTGGAGCTATAAAGTTCGCCGCATCAAATCAAGAATCTGCTGGAACGTCCAAATTGGCTGCAATGCTTTATAATCTTAGTCAAAAGAACTGTGATCTTATTGTGGTTGGCAAACAGGCATGTGAGACATTTGTTGGGAAATCAAGTTATGTAACGGTCGATTTGATTGAAAACGCTTCCATTGTCTGGGAGTTTCTGAAAGGGAGAAAGCTTCACGGCCTCTTGGCACTAGATAGA GCATACCCATTTGAGTTGAACTGGGATGCTATATATACCAATACGACCCTACCTCTTGTTGTTGATGTAGGAAGTG GCAACGGCTTATTTCCGTTCAGAATGGCAAAGATGAGGAAGGATTGGAACTTTCTTGGCATGGAGATGAATGAAAAG TTGGTGAGCCGTTGTATTGATCATGTTTCTCAATCTGGCATGACTAATGG ATACTTCATAGCAACAAATGCCACATCGACATTCCGGTCCATTGTTTCCAGTTACCCTGGTGATCTGGTTCTTGTGTCAATACAG ATTTCAATAAACCAGAATACCGATGGAGGATGGTGCAAAGATCATTAG